The Pseudarthrobacter sp. NS4 genome includes a window with the following:
- the frr gene encoding ribosome recycling factor translates to MIEETLLEAEEKMDKAVEVAKEDFASIRTGRANPGLYNKVLVEYYGSPTPLQQLASFAIPDARTILITPFDKTALRDIERALSDSEVGANPSNDGNVIRITIPELTKERRKEYVKIVKTKGEDAKVSIRNIRRKAKETLDRLVKDGEAGEDEGTRAEKELDSLTKAHVDGIDELLKRKEAELLEV, encoded by the coding sequence GTGATCGAAGAAACCTTGCTCGAAGCCGAAGAAAAGATGGACAAGGCCGTAGAGGTAGCCAAGGAAGACTTCGCTTCCATCCGCACCGGCCGCGCCAACCCGGGCCTGTACAACAAAGTCCTGGTGGAGTACTACGGTTCGCCAACCCCGCTTCAGCAGCTGGCCTCCTTCGCCATCCCGGACGCCCGCACCATCCTCATCACCCCGTTCGACAAGACGGCGCTGCGCGATATCGAGCGCGCACTGAGTGACTCGGAAGTCGGCGCGAACCCCTCCAACGACGGCAACGTCATCCGGATCACCATCCCGGAGCTGACAAAGGAACGCCGCAAGGAATACGTCAAGATCGTCAAGACCAAGGGCGAGGACGCCAAGGTTTCCATCCGCAACATCCGCCGCAAGGCCAAGGAGACCCTGGACCGCCTGGTCAAGGACGGCGAAGCCGGCGAAGACGAGGGCACCCGGGCCGAGAAGGAACTGGACAGCCTCACCAAGGCCCACGTCGACGGCATCGATGAGCTGCTGAAGCGCAAGGAAGCAGAGCTGCTCGAAGTCTGA
- a CDS encoding phosphatidate cytidylyltransferase has product MGEADQAPAARARIRGKQPRSNPTPKAGRNLPAAVVVGLAMLFAVLGGLLFLPLGFVAITTAFAVFGVWEVYRALEANGTRMPIVPVMTGTVAMPFAAYLGGIESLLFAMLLSSVAVLLWRSIESAAGSANSIFAGVFTLGWVPFFISFAALPLHAAGGGSPLGFWPGGTIPEGAWQVAILLLLVVSNDTFGYLVGASLGKHPMAPKISPKKSWEGFAGSVGGAVVIGILACLFILDKPWWVGVVLAVGTVAASTAGDLAESMVKRELGVKDMSSILPGHGGVMDRLDSIVFASPVVFVLYGLFAGA; this is encoded by the coding sequence ATGGGGGAGGCAGATCAGGCCCCCGCAGCACGGGCGCGCATACGGGGGAAGCAGCCCAGGAGCAACCCGACGCCGAAGGCCGGCCGGAACCTGCCGGCCGCCGTCGTGGTGGGCCTGGCCATGTTGTTCGCCGTGCTGGGCGGGCTGTTGTTCCTTCCGCTCGGATTCGTCGCCATAACCACCGCCTTCGCTGTCTTCGGTGTCTGGGAGGTATACCGGGCCCTCGAAGCCAACGGAACCAGGATGCCCATCGTGCCGGTCATGACCGGCACCGTCGCCATGCCCTTCGCGGCATATCTCGGCGGCATCGAAAGCCTCCTGTTTGCCATGCTGCTGAGCTCCGTGGCCGTGCTGCTCTGGCGTTCCATCGAAAGTGCCGCCGGCTCAGCCAACAGCATCTTCGCGGGAGTCTTCACCCTGGGCTGGGTGCCGTTCTTCATCAGTTTTGCCGCTCTGCCGCTGCACGCTGCCGGCGGTGGGTCCCCACTGGGGTTCTGGCCGGGTGGGACCATCCCCGAGGGTGCCTGGCAGGTAGCGATCCTGCTCCTTCTGGTGGTCTCGAACGACACCTTCGGCTACCTGGTGGGCGCGTCCCTGGGAAAGCACCCAATGGCCCCGAAAATCAGTCCCAAGAAATCCTGGGAGGGCTTTGCCGGTTCCGTGGGCGGCGCCGTAGTCATCGGCATCCTCGCCTGCCTGTTCATCCTGGACAAACCCTGGTGGGTGGGGGTGGTGCTGGCGGTCGGCACCGTAGCCGCCTCCACGGCCGGTGACCTCGCTGAATCAATGGTCAAGCGCGAGCTGGGTGTCAAAGACATGAGCAGTATCCTGCCTGGACACGGTGGAGTCATGGACAGGCTCGACTCCATCGTTTTCGCATCACCGGTGGTATTCGTCCTCTACGGACTTTTCGCCGGGGCCTGA
- a CDS encoding DivIVA domain-containing protein, which translates to MALDIHRQIPASFERVQRSEYGYNAKQVDQFLQRARVSLETPEAAAQPVNSADVRAVSFDPVKGGYSASVVDAALDRLEDAFARRERDELIAAHGEEAWLREIGNLSAILRGRLHRRDGDRFRRPARKKTRSYNTTDVDRLCRELVAYLEQDKPLSVDSVRRAVFRPAAGPDGYEEAQVDAFLDRVVELMAAID; encoded by the coding sequence GTGGCATTGGACATTCATCGGCAGATCCCTGCCTCCTTTGAGCGCGTGCAGCGCAGTGAGTATGGCTACAACGCCAAGCAGGTGGACCAGTTCCTGCAGCGGGCACGTGTATCACTGGAAACCCCTGAAGCCGCAGCCCAGCCGGTGAACAGCGCGGATGTCCGCGCCGTCTCCTTCGACCCGGTCAAAGGCGGGTACTCCGCTTCCGTCGTGGACGCTGCGCTGGACCGGCTCGAAGACGCCTTTGCCCGCAGGGAACGGGACGAACTGATCGCAGCCCACGGCGAGGAAGCCTGGCTCCGGGAGATCGGAAACCTGTCGGCGATCCTGCGTGGCCGGCTCCACCGTCGCGACGGTGACCGTTTCCGCCGGCCTGCCAGGAAGAAGACCCGCAGCTACAACACCACGGACGTGGACAGGCTGTGCCGTGAGCTTGTTGCATACCTGGAACAGGACAAGCCGCTCAGCGTGGACAGCGTCCGCCGGGCCGTGTTCCGCCCCGCCGCCGGGCCTGACGGCTATGAGGAAGCCCAGGTGGACGCGTTCCTGGACCGCGTGGTCGAGCTCATGGCGGCCATCGACTAA
- a CDS encoding cation acetate symporter, giving the protein MNPGVAIAAVAVVSVATAVIGFYGLRISRTTGDFYVASRTVRPWWNASAIGGEYLSAASFLGVAGLILLSGTDALWFPVGYTAGYLMLLLFVAAPLRRSGAYTIPDFTEARLDSRVVRKVTSLVVVLVGWLYIVPQLHGAALTIRITTGLPSWVGSVAVVIVVCLTVVAGGMRSITFVQAFQYWLKLTALAVPILFIMFMLAGNGTPALSPPAVNPTNAPPAGLYQNVSLLVALLFGTLGLPHVLVRFYTNPDGQSARRTTLIVLGLLSVFYLFPTAYGLVGRMFAPGLARAGQADAMVLLLPGELVGGTAGDLLSALVVAGAFAAFLSTTSGLVVSLAGVISQDVLGGGVGGFRLAAVISAVVPLGFAFMTDSFALAGSVGLVFAFTASTVCPVLLLGIWWRGLTDAGAVAGMVSGGVLCGGAMIAGALGGAASTPAWLAQPAAWSVPTAFAVMVLVSRATANRVPKTMARVMTRLHTPERPLATER; this is encoded by the coding sequence GTGAATCCCGGCGTTGCAATAGCCGCCGTTGCCGTCGTTTCGGTGGCAACGGCAGTCATCGGCTTCTACGGGCTGCGGATCTCCCGGACCACGGGTGACTTCTACGTTGCGTCCCGGACCGTCCGCCCGTGGTGGAATGCCTCGGCCATCGGCGGCGAGTACCTCTCCGCCGCAAGCTTCCTCGGCGTGGCCGGGCTCATCCTGCTGTCCGGAACCGACGCGCTGTGGTTTCCGGTGGGTTACACCGCTGGATACCTGATGCTGCTGCTCTTCGTCGCGGCGCCGCTGCGGCGCTCCGGCGCGTACACCATTCCGGATTTCACCGAAGCCAGGCTGGATTCGCGGGTTGTCCGGAAGGTCACCAGCCTGGTGGTGGTGCTGGTTGGATGGCTGTACATCGTCCCCCAGCTGCATGGTGCCGCGCTGACCATCCGGATCACTACGGGACTTCCGTCCTGGGTGGGATCAGTGGCCGTGGTAATTGTTGTATGCCTGACGGTGGTCGCAGGCGGGATGCGCTCCATTACCTTCGTCCAGGCATTCCAGTACTGGCTTAAGCTCACTGCCCTGGCCGTCCCCATCCTATTCATCATGTTCATGCTGGCCGGCAACGGGACCCCCGCGCTGTCGCCGCCTGCCGTCAACCCCACCAACGCACCCCCTGCCGGGCTCTACCAGAACGTCTCCCTGCTGGTGGCACTGCTGTTCGGAACGCTGGGGTTGCCGCATGTGCTGGTGCGCTTCTACACCAACCCCGACGGGCAGTCCGCACGGCGGACCACCCTGATCGTCCTGGGGCTGCTGTCCGTGTTCTATCTGTTCCCTACCGCGTATGGCCTGGTGGGGCGGATGTTCGCGCCGGGCCTGGCGCGCGCCGGCCAGGCGGACGCCATGGTGCTGCTGCTCCCCGGCGAACTTGTCGGCGGCACGGCGGGAGACCTGCTCTCGGCACTGGTGGTGGCAGGCGCTTTCGCCGCTTTCCTGTCCACCACGTCCGGGCTGGTGGTTTCCCTGGCAGGAGTCATCAGCCAGGACGTCCTGGGCGGCGGCGTCGGTGGATTCCGCCTCGCAGCCGTCATATCCGCCGTCGTGCCCCTCGGCTTTGCGTTCATGACCGATTCCTTTGCCCTGGCCGGGAGCGTGGGCCTGGTGTTCGCCTTTACTGCCTCCACTGTCTGCCCGGTGCTGCTTCTGGGCATCTGGTGGCGGGGGCTGACCGACGCCGGCGCGGTGGCGGGCATGGTCTCCGGCGGGGTGCTTTGCGGCGGGGCCATGATCGCGGGAGCCCTTGGCGGCGCCGCCTCCACACCGGCCTGGCTCGCACAGCCGGCGGCGTGGAGCGTGCCCACTGCCTTTGCGGTTATGGTGCTCGTCTCCCGGGCCACAGCCAACCGGGTGCCCAAAACCATGGCGCGGGTCATGACCCGGCTTCATACCCCCGAAAGACCGCTGGCTACCGAACGCTGA
- a CDS encoding LytR/AlgR family response regulator transcription factor: protein MINVLVVDDELPAVEELAFLLGRDGRIGKILRATSGSEALRALSTGTVDAVFLDIHMPAVSGLDIARAISTSSHPPAVVFVTADEEHALAAFELAAVDYLLKPVRAERLARSVGRISELREGGSAPEMITVDQGGTTRMIRRDDVTYVQAQGDYARLHTADASYLIRVPLADLEQQWADAGFIRTHRSYLVALKHVTSMKLAADGPRVTVAGAGLPISRRHLPTVREKLQANRIRPQA, encoded by the coding sequence ATGATTAACGTCCTCGTCGTTGATGATGAGCTGCCGGCGGTGGAAGAACTGGCATTCCTGCTGGGCAGGGACGGGCGCATCGGCAAGATCCTCCGCGCCACGTCCGGCAGCGAAGCGTTGCGGGCCCTGTCGACCGGAACCGTGGATGCGGTTTTCCTGGACATCCACATGCCGGCGGTTTCGGGCTTGGATATTGCCCGTGCCATCTCGACAAGCAGCCATCCCCCGGCCGTTGTTTTTGTCACCGCAGACGAGGAACATGCCCTGGCAGCCTTCGAACTCGCCGCCGTCGACTACCTCCTCAAGCCCGTCCGGGCGGAACGCCTTGCCCGTTCGGTGGGGCGGATCAGTGAATTGCGCGAGGGCGGCAGCGCCCCGGAGATGATCACCGTCGACCAGGGCGGAACCACCAGGATGATCAGGCGCGACGACGTCACGTACGTCCAGGCGCAGGGAGACTACGCGCGGCTGCACACCGCCGATGCCAGTTACCTGATCCGGGTGCCGCTGGCCGATCTCGAGCAGCAGTGGGCGGACGCCGGCTTCATCCGTACGCACCGTTCCTACCTGGTGGCGCTCAAGCACGTCACCTCCATGAAGCTGGCCGCGGACGGGCCCCGTGTAACGGTGGCAGGCGCCGGCCTTCCCATCAGCAGGCGCCACCTGCCCACCGTGCGGGAGAAGCTGCAGGCCAACCGGATCAGGCCGCAGGCATGA
- a CDS encoding sensor histidine kinase gives MPDSPLLTAAAVAVIAMAIAVVVGVGLKVLRSFRDLGTDAERATYHTLHAASQAGQHLRRGLNPAGAAKASRQLRGLLGCDALAITDTSGVLAWDGEAEELKPRLMDLAADVLAGGRTAVLPAAADGTGSQLAAVIAPVRAGSRVVGAVAAFAPSAGAGLVRATGEVADWVAVQVELAELDASRTLLMEAEVRALRAQISPHFIYNSLNAIASFINTDPERARELVVEFADFTRYSFRRHGDFTTLAEELRCIDRYLLLERARFGDRVQVSLRVAPEVLSTVIPFLSLQPLVENAVRHGLEAKEGSGHISITAEDAGAFAEVTIEDDGVGMDPEQLQSMLAGHTDGEHVGLRNVDARLRQVYGAGHGLVIETAPGEGTLITMRVPKSQPGHDA, from the coding sequence ATGCCGGACTCCCCCCTCCTGACAGCCGCGGCCGTGGCCGTCATCGCCATGGCCATCGCCGTCGTCGTCGGCGTGGGACTGAAGGTGCTCCGCTCCTTCCGGGACCTGGGCACGGACGCCGAACGCGCCACCTACCACACACTCCACGCCGCGTCCCAGGCAGGCCAGCACCTTCGGCGCGGCCTCAACCCCGCCGGTGCGGCGAAAGCCAGCCGCCAGTTGCGTGGCCTGCTGGGTTGTGACGCCCTGGCCATCACGGATACGTCCGGGGTTTTGGCCTGGGACGGCGAGGCTGAGGAGCTGAAGCCCCGGCTGATGGACCTTGCGGCAGATGTTTTGGCGGGTGGCCGAACGGCGGTCCTGCCGGCCGCGGCAGACGGCACAGGCAGTCAGCTGGCTGCGGTGATCGCTCCCGTGCGGGCGGGCTCCCGGGTGGTCGGCGCGGTTGCGGCCTTCGCGCCATCCGCCGGTGCCGGCCTGGTGCGGGCGACGGGTGAGGTGGCGGACTGGGTGGCTGTGCAGGTGGAGCTCGCGGAACTGGACGCGTCCCGGACCCTGCTGATGGAAGCCGAGGTGCGGGCGCTGCGTGCCCAAATCAGCCCGCACTTCATCTACAACTCGCTCAACGCCATCGCATCCTTCATCAACACGGATCCGGAAAGGGCGCGGGAGTTGGTGGTCGAATTCGCCGATTTCACGCGCTACTCCTTCCGCCGGCACGGGGACTTCACCACCCTTGCCGAAGAACTGCGCTGCATCGACCGTTACCTGCTCCTGGAGCGCGCCCGGTTCGGCGACCGGGTGCAGGTCAGTTTGCGGGTGGCGCCGGAGGTGCTCAGCACGGTCATCCCGTTCCTTAGCCTGCAGCCGCTGGTGGAGAACGCCGTCCGGCACGGGCTGGAGGCCAAGGAAGGGTCGGGCCACATCAGCATCACCGCGGAGGACGCCGGCGCTTTCGCCGAGGTGACCATCGAGGACGACGGCGTGGGCATGGACCCGGAACAGCTCCAGTCAATGCTCGCCGGCCATACCGACGGCGAGCATGTGGGGTTGCGGAACGTGGACGCGCGGCTCCGCCAGGTCTACGGCGCCGGCCACGGGCTGGTCATTGAAACGGCCCCGGGTGAAGGGACCCTGATCACCATGCGGGTGCCGAAGTCGCAGCCGGGCCACGACGCCTGA
- a CDS encoding DUF485 domain-containing protein: MGHDAHTPDAAAASVDFEQVQSTAQFQELRKRHRSFVFPMAAAFLLWYFAYVLLADYAVGFMSTKVWGNINIGLILGLLQFVSTFAITSWYVSYSNRRLDPIAAEIRNEIEGHEFDKDGNRVGGVNK; the protein is encoded by the coding sequence ATGGGTCACGATGCCCATACTCCGGACGCAGCAGCGGCGTCCGTGGACTTTGAACAGGTCCAGTCGACCGCGCAGTTCCAGGAACTGCGCAAGCGTCACCGCAGCTTTGTCTTCCCCATGGCAGCTGCATTCCTGCTGTGGTACTTCGCATACGTCCTGCTGGCCGACTACGCGGTGGGCTTCATGTCCACCAAAGTCTGGGGCAACATCAACATTGGCCTGATCCTCGGACTGCTGCAGTTCGTTTCCACGTTTGCCATCACCAGCTGGTACGTGAGCTACTCCAACCGGCGGCTCGACCCGATCGCCGCGGAAATCCGCAATGAAATTGAAGGACACGAATTTGATAAAGACGGCAATCGAGTGGGCGGGGTAAACAAATGA
- a CDS encoding solute symporter family protein gives MIGIATAVDVAALQETTLLNMGVFGLFVAVTMVIVFRASRNNKTAADYYAAGRSFTGSQNGTAIAGDYLSAASFLGITGAIAINGYDGFMYSIGFLVAWLVALLLVAELLRNTGKFTMADVLSFRLKQRPVRIAAAISTLAVCFFYLLAQMAGAGSLVSLLLGISDWGGQALVIIVVGGLMIMYVLIGGMKGTTWVQIIKAVLLIAGAAVMTLWVLAIYGFNLSSLLGAAVETANNPAVLNPGLQYGKTETSKLDFMSLGLALVLGTAALPHVLMRFYTVPTAKEARKSVVWAIWLIGLFYLFTLVLGYGAAALVGPETIRTAPGGVNAAAPLLAFYLGGPLLLGFISAVAFATILAVVAGLTITAAASFAHDIYASVISKGKADADTEVKVARRTVVVIGVLAILGGILANGQNVAFLVALAFAVAASANLPTIVYSLFWRKFTTQGAVWSMYGGLASAIVLIIFSPVVSGGATSMIKDANFALFPLSNPGIVSIPLAFFLGWLGTVLDKNREDTAKQAEMEVRSLTGVGAEKAVNH, from the coding sequence ATGATCGGGATCGCCACGGCGGTGGACGTTGCCGCCCTCCAGGAGACAACCCTGCTGAACATGGGAGTCTTCGGCCTGTTCGTTGCCGTGACCATGGTGATCGTTTTCCGGGCCAGCCGGAACAACAAAACGGCAGCGGACTACTATGCGGCAGGCCGCTCCTTCACCGGCTCCCAGAATGGAACCGCCATCGCGGGGGACTACCTCTCTGCCGCCTCGTTCCTGGGCATCACCGGCGCCATCGCCATCAACGGCTACGACGGGTTCATGTACTCCATCGGATTCCTGGTGGCCTGGCTCGTTGCGCTGCTGCTTGTTGCCGAACTCCTGCGCAACACGGGCAAGTTCACCATGGCTGACGTCCTGTCCTTCCGGCTGAAGCAGCGCCCCGTCCGCATCGCCGCGGCCATCTCCACCCTTGCCGTCTGCTTCTTCTACCTCCTGGCGCAGATGGCCGGCGCCGGAAGCCTGGTCTCCCTGCTGCTGGGCATCAGCGACTGGGGCGGACAGGCCCTGGTGATCATCGTCGTCGGCGGCCTGATGATCATGTACGTCCTGATCGGCGGCATGAAGGGCACCACCTGGGTACAGATCATCAAGGCAGTGCTGCTCATCGCCGGCGCCGCCGTGATGACCCTTTGGGTCCTGGCGATCTACGGGTTCAACCTCTCGAGCCTGCTGGGCGCGGCTGTGGAGACGGCCAACAACCCGGCGGTTCTCAACCCAGGCCTGCAGTACGGCAAGACCGAAACGTCGAAACTGGACTTCATGTCCCTGGGCCTTGCACTGGTCCTTGGCACGGCGGCTTTGCCGCACGTCCTGATGCGCTTCTACACGGTGCCCACGGCAAAGGAAGCCCGCAAATCGGTGGTGTGGGCCATCTGGCTGATCGGGCTCTTCTACCTCTTCACCCTGGTGCTCGGCTACGGCGCCGCCGCACTCGTTGGTCCGGAAACTATCCGGACAGCGCCGGGCGGGGTGAATGCCGCAGCGCCGCTGCTGGCCTTCTACCTGGGCGGGCCGCTGCTGCTGGGCTTCATCTCCGCGGTGGCCTTCGCAACCATCCTTGCCGTTGTGGCCGGCCTGACCATCACGGCCGCGGCGTCCTTCGCCCACGACATCTACGCCAGCGTCATCTCCAAGGGCAAGGCCGACGCCGACACTGAGGTGAAGGTGGCCCGCCGCACCGTCGTGGTCATCGGTGTCCTGGCGATCCTGGGCGGGATCCTCGCCAACGGGCAGAACGTGGCGTTCCTCGTGGCGCTTGCGTTCGCGGTTGCCGCCTCGGCCAACCTGCCCACCATCGTCTACTCCCTGTTCTGGCGGAAGTTCACCACCCAGGGTGCGGTGTGGAGCATGTACGGCGGGCTTGCCTCGGCAATTGTCCTGATCATCTTCTCGCCGGTGGTTTCCGGCGGAGCAACGTCCATGATCAAGGACGCCAACTTTGCGCTCTTCCCGCTGAGCAACCCGGGAATCGTGTCCATCCCGCTGGCGTTCTTCCTGGGCTGGCTGGGGACTGTCCTCGACAAGAACCGCGAAGACACCGCCAAGCAGGCCGAGATGGAAGTCCGTTCCCTCACCGGAGTGGGCGCCGAGAAGGCTGTCAACCACTGA
- a CDS encoding Lrp/AsnC family transcriptional regulator, with translation MQALDGTDTRLLSALAQDPRRTVVALAQKLGLSRNTVQARMSQLEKKHVFLSFERRINPASLGYPLMAFISVHVQQQKLTRLAKELADIPEILEGYGLTGSADLLLRVVALDAEDLFRINGKILACDGVERTDTALAMGELIPFRVQPLLERGPQRS, from the coding sequence ATGCAAGCTCTGGATGGCACTGACACCCGCCTGCTTTCGGCTTTGGCGCAGGACCCCCGGAGAACGGTGGTGGCGCTCGCCCAAAAGCTTGGCCTGTCCCGGAACACGGTGCAGGCACGGATGTCCCAGCTGGAAAAGAAACACGTCTTCCTGTCCTTTGAGCGGCGCATCAATCCGGCCTCGCTGGGTTATCCGCTGATGGCGTTCATTTCCGTCCACGTCCAGCAGCAGAAGCTGACCCGGCTGGCGAAGGAGTTGGCTGACATTCCGGAAATCCTGGAGGGCTACGGCCTTACCGGATCCGCGGACCTGCTGCTGCGCGTGGTGGCGCTGGACGCCGAAGATTTGTTCCGCATCAACGGAAAGATCCTCGCGTGCGACGGCGTCGAACGGACGGATACGGCCCTGGCAATGGGGGAACTCATCCCCTTCCGCGTGCAGCCGCTGCTGGAACGCGGGCCGCAGCGGAGCTAG
- the pdhA gene encoding pyruvate dehydrogenase (acetyl-transferring) E1 component subunit alpha, whose protein sequence is MSTDEAGQGGAQAQGSAQSTQGTAHGLVQLITPSGERVSHPEFDFWVRDITDEQLCSLFEDMSVIRRIDVEATALQRQGELALWPPLLGQEAAQIGSGRSLRPDDFVFSSYRENGVAYCRGVHLTDLVRVWRGNASAGWDPYTVNMATPQIIIGAQTLHATGYAMGIQNDGADSVAVTYFGDGATSEGDVNEAMVFAASFQVPVVFFCTNNQWAISEPVRLQSHIHLADRATGFGIPSMRVDGNDVLAVMAATRVALDRARRGGGPTFIEAVSYRMGPHTTADDPTRYRDPNELEDWAAKDPISRVAGLLERKGLLTEELQQQVRDKADAVAREMRDGCTTMADPQPLDVFKHVYSTPNSWLDRQQDHYARYLASFGDPAGATLEEGAR, encoded by the coding sequence GTGTCTACAGACGAAGCGGGCCAGGGCGGCGCACAGGCCCAGGGGAGCGCCCAAAGTACCCAGGGAACGGCCCATGGGCTGGTCCAGCTGATCACTCCTTCCGGGGAACGGGTCAGCCATCCGGAATTCGATTTCTGGGTCAGGGACATCACCGACGAACAGCTGTGCTCGCTGTTCGAGGATATGAGCGTCATCCGGCGCATCGACGTGGAGGCTACAGCCCTCCAAAGACAGGGTGAGCTTGCCCTGTGGCCCCCGCTGCTCGGCCAGGAGGCTGCCCAGATCGGATCGGGCCGGTCCCTGCGCCCCGATGACTTTGTCTTCTCCAGCTACCGGGAAAACGGGGTGGCCTACTGCCGGGGCGTGCACCTGACAGATCTGGTCCGCGTCTGGCGCGGCAATGCGTCCGCCGGCTGGGATCCCTACACGGTGAATATGGCAACGCCGCAGATCATCATCGGCGCCCAGACGTTGCACGCCACCGGTTATGCCATGGGCATCCAGAACGACGGCGCCGATTCCGTGGCTGTCACCTATTTCGGCGACGGCGCAACCAGCGAGGGCGACGTCAACGAGGCCATGGTGTTTGCCGCCAGCTTCCAGGTTCCGGTGGTGTTTTTCTGTACGAACAACCAATGGGCAATCTCCGAGCCGGTACGGCTCCAGTCGCACATCCACCTGGCGGACAGGGCCACCGGCTTCGGAATTCCCAGCATGCGCGTGGATGGCAATGATGTCCTTGCCGTGATGGCTGCGACCCGGGTCGCGCTGGACCGGGCACGGCGGGGAGGCGGTCCCACTTTCATCGAAGCCGTCAGCTACCGGATGGGTCCGCACACCACAGCTGACGACCCCACCCGCTACCGTGACCCCAACGAGCTCGAGGACTGGGCTGCCAAGGACCCCATCAGCAGGGTGGCGGGCCTCCTGGAGCGGAAGGGACTGCTCACCGAAGAGCTGCAGCAACAGGTTAGGGACAAGGCCGACGCCGTGGCCCGCGAGATGCGCGACGGCTGCACCACCATGGCGGATCCGCAGCCGCTGGACGTATTCAAGCACGTGTACAGCACGCCCAACTCCTGGCTGGATCGGCAGCAGGACCACTATGCCCGTTACCTGGCCTCCTTCGGTGATCCCGCCGGGGCCACTCTTGAAGAAGGTGCACGCTGA
- a CDS encoding alpha-ketoacid dehydrogenase subunit beta, translated as MTQMTFARAINAGLRKSLENDPKVVLLGEDIGMLGGVFRVTDGLQKDFGTHRVVDTPLAESAIVGTAVGLAYRGYRPVVEIQFDGFVYPAFDQIVSQVAKLHYRTRGAVKMPITIRVPFGGGIGSPEHHSESPEAYFTHTSGLRVVTVSNPQDAYTVIQQAVSCDDPVIYFEPKRRYHDKADVDETADARTAVSMEQARVLTEGTDVTLVAYGPLVKTALDAAAAAADEGISIQVIDLCSLAPVDYDTVVASVRRTGRLVVTHEAGQSGGLGAEVAASITERCFYYLEAAPVRVTGFDIPYPYSKLEMHHLPGLDRILDGVDRTLGRPNSLSGLEG; from the coding sequence ATGACCCAGATGACCTTTGCCCGTGCCATTAATGCGGGCCTGCGAAAGTCCCTCGAGAACGATCCCAAGGTGGTCCTCCTGGGTGAGGACATTGGGATGCTCGGGGGCGTGTTCCGGGTGACTGACGGGTTGCAGAAAGACTTCGGAACACACCGGGTTGTGGACACGCCGCTTGCCGAGTCCGCCATCGTGGGGACCGCCGTCGGCCTCGCCTACCGGGGCTACCGCCCGGTGGTGGAAATCCAGTTTGACGGCTTTGTCTACCCCGCGTTCGACCAGATCGTCAGCCAGGTGGCCAAGCTGCACTACCGCACCCGCGGAGCGGTGAAGATGCCCATTACCATCAGGGTTCCGTTCGGCGGTGGCATCGGTTCACCCGAGCACCATTCCGAATCACCGGAAGCGTACTTCACCCACACCTCCGGCCTGCGGGTGGTCACCGTTTCCAACCCGCAGGACGCCTACACCGTGATCCAGCAGGCCGTCTCCTGCGACGACCCCGTCATCTACTTCGAACCCAAGCGCCGGTATCACGACAAAGCCGACGTGGACGAGACCGCCGACGCTCGAACGGCCGTTTCCATGGAGCAGGCCCGGGTCCTCACAGAGGGTACCGATGTCACCCTGGTTGCCTACGGCCCGCTCGTAAAGACTGCCCTGGATGCCGCTGCCGCTGCCGCAGATGAGGGAATCTCCATCCAGGTCATCGACCTGTGCTCACTGGCGCCCGTGGATTACGACACTGTTGTGGCATCGGTCCGGCGCACCGGCCGCCTGGTAGTCACCCATGAAGCCGGCCAGTCAGGCGGCCTGGGCGCGGAGGTGGCAGCCAGCATCACGGAGCGGTGCTTCTACTACCTGGAGGCAGCGCCCGTCCGGGTCACCGGCTTCGACATCCCGTATCCCTACTCAAAACTGGAAATGCACCACCTGCCGGGCCTGGACCGCATTCTCGATGGCGTGGACCGTACCCTGGGCCGGCCCAACTCCCTCAGCGGGCTGGAAGGATGA